Proteins encoded together in one Nostoc sp. PCC 7524 window:
- a CDS encoding phage major capsid protein, whose amino-acid sequence MNITDRVNSLRLLIEEELAELQLLKYPMLNRVAKRTISQKDIKWNVNVGGAAVTGEATTADVTTFSDDDVIPARLPIGSARLRHSFQLQKEDIAEAATAGVGVLRDLFAADVRNGIRVIMETLSGRLYTGDGTNAHGGVVGLNLVTAAPNSTYANIDSTTYTDWVAYRNTNASNRALTQALLLNMEVGMATRGSTFTAIYTTPAIVAKYKELFTTNAQIQLAPAGVADLGYTGATYAGRPIIQDPY is encoded by the coding sequence ATGAATATTACTGATCGTGTAAATTCACTTCGATTGCTTATTGAAGAAGAATTAGCTGAATTACAGCTTCTTAAGTATCCTATGTTAAATAGGGTAGCTAAACGTACTATTAGTCAGAAAGATATTAAGTGGAATGTTAACGTAGGTGGAGCTGCTGTAACTGGTGAGGCTACAACTGCCGATGTCACTACCTTCTCTGATGATGATGTAATACCTGCTAGACTACCTATTGGCTCTGCTCGTTTGAGACATTCTTTCCAATTACAAAAAGAAGATATTGCTGAAGCTGCAACTGCTGGTGTAGGAGTCCTCCGTGATTTATTTGCTGCTGATGTTAGAAACGGTATTAGAGTTATCATGGAAACCCTCAGTGGTAGACTTTATACCGGAGATGGTACTAATGCTCATGGTGGTGTAGTAGGTCTTAATCTAGTAACTGCTGCTCCTAATAGCACTTATGCAAACATTGATAGCACTACTTATACTGATTGGGTAGCTTATAGAAACACCAATGCCTCTAACAGAGCGTTGACTCAAGCCCTCCTACTCAACATGGAAGTAGGTATGGCTACTAGAGGTAGCACCTTTACAGCTATCTACACCACACCTGCCATTGTTGCTAAGTATAAAGAGCTATTTACTACAAATGCTCAGATTCAATTAGCTCCTGCTGGAGTAGCTGACCTGGGTTATACAGGTGCTACTTATGCTGGTAGACCGATCATTCAAGATCCCTACTGA
- a CDS encoding phage tail sheath subtilisin-like domain-containing protein, whose protein sequence is MIAAINANTTINTSVQAVVGDGNDRIYINNINTTTPIRVFVHTSGDGMRVINNSLDQPNRDDYIYAIENSFDSEDGWNQGFLIAPEAFQNLFTQSDRIAVGSAMEALASDPLFDWVALVDCGTGRTRTQAQAEGLLYISPQGHTGFYYPYVIDLEGNLVPPSAGVAGIATRRFKEEGFQQPPAGSKFPMLGVTDVVTKVSTQEQEELNPLGINIIRNLRNKGVVVWAMRTRSNNEFYTFLHTRVIMNVLNGTLRSGFDNDLFSAIDGQGSLLNAISLTASAVCSRLWRGKALFGATEAEAFEVKCDFENNPPEELERGNVILEVYAVPAPAMEKLLINTIRVSIGTLPLNQNQVEAQLIQSATTTI, encoded by the coding sequence TTGATTGCTGCTATTAATGCTAATACAACTATTAATACCTCAGTACAGGCTGTAGTTGGAGATGGTAACGATAGAATTTATATAAATAACATTAATACAACTACTCCTATCAGGGTATTTGTTCATACCTCTGGGGATGGAATGAGAGTTATTAATAATTCCTTAGATCAACCTAACAGAGATGATTATATTTATGCTATTGAGAATAGCTTTGATTCAGAGGATGGTTGGAACCAAGGATTCCTGATTGCTCCCGAAGCTTTCCAGAACTTATTTACTCAAAGCGATCGCATTGCGGTGGGTTCTGCAATGGAAGCTTTAGCTAGTGACCCTCTATTTGATTGGGTTGCTTTAGTTGATTGTGGTACTGGTAGGACTAGAACCCAAGCACAAGCTGAAGGATTACTTTATATCTCTCCTCAAGGTCATACAGGATTCTACTATCCTTATGTAATTGATTTAGAAGGTAATTTAGTTCCACCTTCTGCGGGTGTTGCTGGTATAGCTACTCGTAGATTTAAGGAAGAAGGATTCCAACAACCTCCTGCTGGGTCTAAATTTCCTATGCTAGGAGTTACTGATGTAGTTACTAAGGTTAGCACACAAGAGCAAGAAGAACTCAACCCTCTAGGAATTAACATCATTCGTAACCTGAGAAATAAGGGTGTAGTCGTTTGGGCAATGAGAACTCGCTCTAATAATGAGTTTTATACTTTCCTACACACTAGGGTCATTATGAACGTTCTAAATGGAACACTTCGTAGTGGGTTTGATAATGATTTATTCTCCGCAATTGATGGCCAAGGGTCACTGTTAAATGCCATCTCCCTAACTGCTAGTGCTGTATGTTCTCGTCTATGGAGAGGTAAGGCTCTGTTTGGAGCTACTGAAGCTGAAGCATTTGAGGTTAAGTGTGACTTCGAGAATAACCCTCCAGAGGAATTAGAGAGAGGAAATGTAATCTTAGAGGTTTATGCTGTACCTGCTCCTGCAATGGAGAAATTACTAATTAACACAATCAGAGTTTCTATTGGTACTTTACCACTTAATCAAAATCAAGTAGAAGCTCAATTAATACAATCAGCTACTACTACCATTTAA
- a CDS encoding IS110 family transposase, whose translation MQVVYNRCAGLDVHKKTVVACVITPKSSSGWHKEIRTFTTMTQDLLKLSDWLTSHNCTHVAMESTGEYWRPVFNILEGNFEVMLVNARHIKAVPGRKTDIKDSQWIAELLQHGLLRASFIPPVEQRDLRDLTRHRSNFIRERVNLVNRVQKVLEAANIKLASVASDVMGVSGRAMLAAIVEGSASPELMADLAKGTMRKKHDLLIQALEGRVRPHQRFILAQLLCQIDSIDETIKCFDQQIEEYCRPFDQAVELVDTIPGVARRTAEIIVSEIGTDMSRFPSAEHLAAWAGVAPGNYESGGKKLCDGTRKGNRVLRTILVQAAHALARTKTYLAAQFRRLSARRGKKRAAVAVAHSILTIAYHLISRQEPYKDLGADYFDKHRHVSVKKRLIKRLEKLGYQVSVEPVPVAI comes from the coding sequence ATGCAGGTAGTCTACAATCGTTGTGCAGGACTAGATGTACACAAAAAGACGGTGGTAGCTTGTGTAATTACCCCGAAGTCTTCGTCCGGATGGCACAAGGAAATACGCACATTCACTACAATGACTCAGGACTTGTTAAAACTTTCTGACTGGTTAACAAGTCACAATTGTACTCATGTAGCAATGGAGAGTACTGGAGAGTACTGGCGACCTGTATTTAATATCCTAGAAGGAAACTTTGAAGTTATGTTAGTTAATGCCCGTCATATAAAAGCGGTGCCAGGACGCAAAACAGACATCAAAGATTCGCAGTGGATTGCCGAACTACTACAACATGGGTTGTTACGTGCGAGTTTTATTCCCCCTGTGGAGCAAAGAGATTTGCGCGATTTAACTCGTCATCGTAGCAATTTTATTCGCGAAAGAGTTAACTTAGTGAATCGAGTCCAAAAAGTGCTGGAAGCTGCTAATATCAAACTTGCCTCAGTTGCCAGTGACGTAATGGGTGTGTCAGGACGAGCAATGCTAGCTGCGATTGTTGAAGGTAGCGCTAGTCCTGAACTGATGGCGGACTTGGCAAAAGGAACCATGCGAAAAAAGCACGATTTACTGATTCAAGCACTTGAGGGTAGAGTTCGTCCTCATCAACGATTCATTCTTGCACAGCTACTGTGTCAAATTGATAGCATAGACGAAACAATTAAATGTTTTGACCAACAAATTGAGGAATATTGCCGCCCTTTCGACCAAGCGGTTGAGTTAGTTGACACCATACCTGGTGTTGCTCGTCGAACTGCTGAGATCATTGTCTCGGAAATTGGCACGGATATGAGTCGCTTCCCAAGTGCCGAACATTTGGCTGCTTGGGCTGGGGTTGCCCCTGGAAACTATGAAAGTGGCGGTAAGAAGCTTTGTGACGGCACTCGCAAAGGTAATCGAGTTTTACGAACTATTTTGGTTCAAGCTGCCCATGCTTTGGCTCGAACTAAAACTTACCTTGCTGCACAGTTTCGTCGTCTGTCGGCACGACGCGGAAAAAAACGCGCTGCGGTTGCTGTTGCACATTCTATTTTAACGATCGCTTACCATCTCATATCACGTCAAGAACCTTATAAAGATTTAGGAGCTGATTATTTCGACAAACATCGACATGTAAGTGTCAAGAAACGTTTGATTAAACGCCTAGAAAAACTTGGTTATCAAGTTAGTGTTGAACCTGTTCCGGTCGCAATTTAA
- a CDS encoding HK97 gp10 family phage protein, which yields MLITNVIKEGPLFEKGIISKLSGNALNKTMNWGIGRIRGRTPVVTGRLKAGWYNSTSNKSLNFEISNPVFYAPFVERRRGMISKTLPEIESKLLEETLKETNKLK from the coding sequence ATGCTTATTACTAATGTAATAAAAGAGGGGCCTTTATTTGAGAAGGGGATTATCAGTAAACTTAGTGGTAATGCTCTAAATAAAACTATGAATTGGGGTATAGGTAGGATTAGAGGTAGGACTCCTGTAGTAACAGGCAGATTAAAAGCTGGATGGTATAATTCTACTTCTAATAAGTCTTTAAACTTTGAGATATCTAACCCAGTCTTCTATGCTCCATTTGTAGAGAGAAGGAGAGGAATGATATCTAAGACCTTACCGGAGATAGAGAGTAAATTATTAGAAGAGACTCTAAAGGAAACTAATAAGCTTAAATGA
- the tnpC gene encoding IS66 family transposase, whose product MNQNLPQELERESLNQLSKEELVEIIIEQSKVIRELQKIILELKQEIERLKVSRDLDSSNSSKPPSQDIHKKSENKKAPPQDQSNEPKKKPGGQAGHQGKTRKGFGRVDRSEILRPTDCVCCGHKAFAPFALKVEKHVVAQLVERPIEIVEYQRHTCVCESCGNVQASQWPEDIIPGQDLGICLQAFLGWANNYAHMPYEKQQEMLWELGQIEIGLGTLVATNERITQAIEPTVRELSSWVKQTQPNIHVDETPWSVKGVKEWLWVVANSDFCLFTAADTRSRAELETILGAKYTGVLSSDDFSVYNGYQAVAQQKCLAHLRRHFKKLIQLPGLHNQAIGETFVDLIDEAFRHYALWFETLDCASYNDWVNQFKSKLQQTLDCWINLAGATAGKLLRSLRDKAHQWWYFLDYPEVPPDNNQAERSLRLAVTKRKVSGGSRSMERFQNTANLLTVVQTCRRQGRSVIDFFAQGLIADSNNTQSRPSLLPQY is encoded by the coding sequence ATGAACCAAAACCTGCCTCAAGAATTAGAGCGAGAAAGCTTGAACCAGTTGTCAAAGGAAGAACTGGTAGAGATAATTATTGAGCAGAGCAAGGTAATACGTGAGTTACAGAAAATTATCCTAGAACTAAAGCAAGAAATAGAGCGTTTAAAAGTCAGCAGAGATTTGGATAGTTCTAATTCATCGAAACCACCATCACAAGACATTCACAAAAAGAGCGAAAACAAAAAAGCTCCTCCTCAAGACCAATCAAACGAGCCGAAAAAGAAACCAGGTGGGCAGGCAGGACATCAAGGTAAGACTCGTAAGGGTTTTGGGAGAGTAGATCGTTCTGAAATTTTACGTCCTACAGATTGTGTCTGTTGTGGTCACAAAGCATTTGCTCCTTTTGCATTAAAAGTAGAAAAACACGTCGTAGCGCAATTAGTGGAACGTCCTATTGAAATAGTGGAGTATCAACGCCACACCTGCGTGTGTGAGAGTTGTGGCAATGTACAAGCTTCTCAGTGGCCAGAAGATATCATCCCAGGACAAGATTTAGGAATCTGTTTACAGGCATTTTTAGGGTGGGCAAATAATTACGCACATATGCCCTATGAAAAACAACAAGAAATGTTGTGGGAACTGGGACAGATTGAAATTGGGTTAGGAACTTTAGTCGCCACCAATGAACGAATTACCCAAGCAATAGAACCGACCGTTAGGGAGTTAAGTAGTTGGGTAAAACAGACACAACCTAACATTCATGTAGATGAAACACCTTGGTCTGTCAAGGGAGTGAAAGAATGGTTGTGGGTAGTTGCCAATTCTGATTTCTGCCTGTTTACTGCGGCTGATACTCGTTCTAGAGCCGAACTAGAAACAATTTTAGGAGCTAAATATACAGGGGTACTCAGCAGCGACGATTTTAGCGTTTACAATGGCTATCAAGCTGTAGCCCAGCAGAAATGTTTAGCACATCTACGCCGTCATTTCAAAAAATTAATTCAGCTTCCAGGTCTTCACAACCAAGCCATTGGCGAAACGTTTGTTGATTTAATTGATGAAGCTTTTAGACATTACGCCCTATGGTTTGAGACTCTTGACTGTGCTAGTTACAATGATTGGGTCAATCAATTCAAATCCAAATTGCAACAAACACTCGATTGTTGGATTAACTTAGCAGGGGCTACAGCAGGCAAGCTTTTACGTTCTTTGCGTGATAAAGCACATCAATGGTGGTATTTTCTTGACTACCCTGAAGTTCCCCCTGATAACAATCAGGCTGAACGTTCGCTACGTTTGGCTGTCACGAAACGCAAAGTTAGTGGTGGTTCACGTTCGATGGAGCGATTTCAAAACACTGCTAATTTGTTGACGGTGGTGCAGACTTGTCGCCGTCAAGGTAGGTCTGTAATTGATTTTTTTGCACAAGGTCTAATTGCTGACTCCAATAATACTCAGTCTCGCCCTTCTTTACTTCCGCAATATTAG
- a CDS encoding phage tail sheath protein, which produces MSSTIFSSFRSPGVRINETTQGYRSLDIASHQAVYMIGSGTNGDAFIPTQVTSLTDFTNVFGSSPSENSVKLFFRNDRRGILYFVRTSPALRVRVTVSSATNGEYPLSIASTRGAVNVSFTASSSTTAQIASGLIEAINNSTLSAHVKAGAGSSSNQLIISMSNPTDPFLAVTSTNSNLAIVNHNDTTKDRREVISKDSGGRVLTKVTLEGEYHKYEPKPASRIRARKLEPVVKGRTGRDNY; this is translated from the coding sequence ATGTCTAGTACAATATTTAGTTCATTTAGAAGTCCTGGTGTTCGTATTAACGAAACAACCCAAGGCTATAGAAGCTTAGATATTGCTTCCCACCAAGCAGTTTATATGATTGGTTCAGGAACTAATGGAGATGCTTTTATACCAACCCAAGTAACTTCTTTAACAGATTTTACTAATGTATTTGGCTCTTCTCCCTCAGAGAATTCTGTTAAGTTATTCTTCAGAAATGATAGAAGAGGGATTCTCTACTTTGTTAGAACTTCACCTGCTTTAAGAGTAAGAGTAACAGTTAGCTCCGCTACAAATGGAGAATATCCTCTCTCCATTGCCTCTACAAGAGGTGCTGTTAATGTTAGCTTCACTGCTTCCAGTAGTACCACTGCTCAAATAGCATCTGGGTTAATAGAAGCTATTAATAACTCTACTTTATCCGCTCATGTTAAAGCCGGAGCTGGTTCTTCTTCTAACCAACTCATAATTAGTATGAGCAATCCTACTGACCCATTTCTAGCAGTTACTAGCACTAATAGTAACTTAGCTATAGTTAATCATAATGATACAACTAAAGACCGTAGGGAAGTAATTAGTAAGGATTCAGGTGGTAGAGTATTGACAAAGGTAACACTTGAGGGAGAGTATCACAAATATGAACCAAAACCTGCCTCAAGAATTAGAGCGAGAAAGCTTGAACCAGTTGTCAAAGGAAGAACTGGTAGAGATAATTATTGA